A section of the Leishmania panamensis strain MHOM/PA/94/PSC-1 chromosome 3 sequence genome encodes:
- a CDS encoding phosphate-repressible phosphate permease-like protein (TriTrypDB/GeneDB-style sysID: LpmP.03.0450) codes for MIHPYLWIVVVGGFVGFLVACGNGANDLANAFGTSYGSRVLTMLQIILIASVCEFAGAVGLGSQVATTMSSGIAKLSYFEKDPCVLMYGFLCTLGATFIWLLLATINSLPVSSHHAVAGGIIGFSLVYGGGDAVVWAGRKSSFPYISGVVPIVISWFISPLLSGIVAAILYSMARYLLLERTFAVRLAPYLMPVVVFVVVFLEFVFIFLNAAKNLLTWSSARAAWVAVVVASGVAVASLAAIPLMKRRIESLRLSGENHAAEEGCDAVEAMRMKLAGARSSAIRTFETRTQAAEGHKLEKQRRKERKALCNPTTTKLIEEGRNDAEDARAENKLSTVSRLVDGAVVRDESSDVDSPFDENDAPRVSEIDPNVNYLKYDESGVRMFDPRAEYMFRLLQIVTAACTSLAHGSNDVSNSIGPYAAIYQLYNTGNVASTAHIELWLLCLGGIGIVVGLATFGLPIMRLLGEKLAVLTPARGCAAEVATALVVSLASTYGIPVSSTHCITGAVLAISMVDVGIHRVRWILVLKMYAGWIFTIVVTAIISACFFAQAIAAPVPRDRG; via the coding sequence ATGATCCACCCGTATCTATGGATCGTGGTCGTGGGGGGGTTTGTGGGCTTCCTCGTGGCGtgcggcaacggcgccaaCGACCTCGCCAACGCCTTCGGCACCAGCTACGGCTCGCGTGTGCTCACAATGCTACAGATAATACTCATCGCCTCCGTCTGTGAGTTCGCCGGCGCTGTCGGGCTTGGCAGCCAAGTCGCTACCACCATGTCCAGCGGCATCGCCAAACTGTCGTACTTCGAGAAGGATCCCTGCGTACTCATGTACGGCTTCCTCTGCACGCTCGGCGCGACCTTCAtctggctgctgctcgccacgATCAACAGCCTGCCCGTGTCGTCGCACCACGCCGTCGCAGGCGGCATCATTGGCTTCTCGCTGGTgtacggcggtggcgacgcggtggtgtgggCCGGCCGCAAGAGCAGCTTTCCCTACATCTCTGGAGTTGTCCCCATCGTCATCTCCTGGTTCatctcgccgctgctgtccgGCATCGTTGCCGCTATACTGTACAGCATGGCCCGCTACCTGCTCCTTGAACGCACGTTTGCCGTGCGCCTTGCTCCGTACCTCATGCCTGTTGTCGTGtttgtcgtcgtcttcctcgaGTTCGTCTTCATCTTCCTCAACGCTGCCAAAAACCTGCTGACGTGGTCGTCCGCGCGCGCGGCGTGGGTGGCAGTCGTCGTGGCCTccggcgtggcggtggcgtcgctggcggCAATCCCTCTCATGAAGCGCCGCATCGAGTCCCTACGCCTTTCCGGTGAAAATCATGCGGCGGAGGAAGGCTGTGAtgctgtggaggcgatgcgaATGAAGCTGGCGGGCGCGCGCTCGTCGGCCATCCGCACCTTCGAGACCAGGACGCAGGCCGCCGAGGGCCACaagctggagaagcagcgccgcaagGAGCGCAAGGCGCTGTGCAACCCCACGACGACCAAGCTCATCGAGGAGGGCAGAAACGATGCGGAGGACGCACGCGCGGAAAATAAACTCAGTACAGTGTCACGCCTGGTGGACGGCGCCGTCGTGCGCGACGAATCCTCGGATGTGGATAGCCCATTCGACGAGAACGATGCGCCCCGCGTGTCTGAGATCGATCCGAACGTCAACTACCTGAAGTATGACGAGAGCGGCGTGCGCATGTTCGACCCGCGCGCCGAGTACATGTTCCGTCTACTACAGATCGTCACTGCTGCCTGCACGTCGTTGGCGCACGGCTCCAACGATGTCAGCAACTCAATCGGTCCCTACGCTGCCATCTACCAGCTGTACAATACTGGTAACGTGGCGAGCACGGCGCACATTGAACTGTGGCTGTTGTGCCTTGGCGGCATCGGCATCGTGGTCGGGTTGGCCACCTTCGGGCTGCCTATCATGCGGCTGCTGGGCGAGAAGCTGGCGGTCCTGACGCCGGCACGCGGCTGCGCGGCTGAGGTGGCCACGGCACTCGTCGTGTCGCTGGCGTCCACGTACGGCATCCCTGTATCGTCTACGCACTGCATCACCGGTGCAGTTTTGGCCATCTCCATGGTCGACGTCGGCATCCACCGCGTGCGCTGGATCCTCGTACTGAAGATGTACGCCGGCTGGATCTTCACGATAGTCGTCACCGCCATCATCTCCGCCTGCTTCTTTGCGCAAGCCATCGCCGCCCCAGTGCCGCGTGACAGGGGCTAA
- a CDS encoding hypothetical protein (TriTrypDB/GeneDB-style sysID: LpmP.03.0460), translating to MNEEEVDAEAQQEGLSVKFLDKNKTEAAAAAVGASSTGTLQPAQADQRSDASNIMPKMEASAGDQQAKERTRQSTAATATGVAPDPRSPPPTLARVTNVMVVGTSAALSTVPLTWSQYLFRGAGGGVRAVAGAQRGGAAPVQGASSTLPHSQSDGALAREPKTTAGSPAGLTAAPQSSVSSSIFHAQYLPSLEEFQRKLEEHKHRQHLRQQQQQQQQPPTLSATRLQQHLQQQQQQQPSQSRHRCRRAATNKTFFYSPTPSVISLATTAATTTVNANPEHEYSEEEQQQQRQLSYSGATATSPRSPPVLTAARGNSAAAFSGVWSLSSSPPSPPSSSPASQTRRHIHQSHHLLDGNRIPLRRCTSSTSSLDHLGGDDEEAEPGVGATAVISQMLYSTPHSSRPSPSQPPHPSVMMRRAADRLCASIMHSSARTKSPLLLLRTHDVGTNRGSRASSGAAAREDGGGNERGEEDEEWTSSRHGTSGSGGGVWPSSSCPASPTVSISAMSFSRVWSRTVSGRATPRTTLATGVGSGCSYASPYSTTKGGRNARRRRKAMCTRRRRTMRVYMPSITEGPKAASLYTAPTAEAQELLLLLQHRAASSSLTSGVTGRSMGGHGASTTSTVFSMPSSPRTYSMVAGARVPALPAATTSTTPPVLQPSGVAARPRPSTFAEAARARCGSGSGSSNGTSAGVVASRQQQQQRSLASSSVTPSMAPRSPGEAERTPHFLTPSHSRCALTPPAPALIAGTSFTRLPSPQAIVSEADSSTVRAADGSPASAVQEQHPHPPRPTPLLSAPRAFHCSLSPLVLGAGSEEVHPFGGSAASSPQSHEAATDSSSASWSGVVPAPPPEAAAVPTSRSFTPAGSSGGGEAGDVGNQAGVAGRADVPRDIRTDRSAEAHHLQSSTPVSSAGPATPVELPQWVRERPLSALYYQPWGLELLARYEAARHDQQLMRARIARRVRPGVGSNTTAATSAVSEVGVSGNENKPPSSAASMHNSSVTSLSSMSSPSAPISSSYMTSTTAATTAAQHAPVLSRSSLGTSRGGCAHTVIATGAGGPSPTPSPSTPSISWAAALRQPQRTYLTCSSNNSSGGGFGLTTATTEASKITATTTMNNCTTTTTTTTATAAVTLLQQHPLRRPPAVVPEWPPELSAAEERDAWEEAYYFGRVAAPSSPSLPQSQPQRHQLPASHSTTKLLSRMLQDTKLGQAEGENASTTADLAGCMAGSSGQVGGRVSSSRVPSTAAASAAVLMRQQWWLNKEIQPPTLYLSRQRRTSRRRSRAAYPSDTFRSSAARRAGATSAAAELFHKRKDAHLRATIDATAVAPTCVEAVGEAAPVSNAAVDPPAGSSSTFTSSAARGDLTLYNDSYPRKKAAQLFYPVASLHSGGTPPLPPAPPHFFDSDHRTLSQGAGTSRAAAALLPVSALGDTDAIERGGDIADAQQQQEVEEEGIEVGSSAAGGQITIETSAALQKGNAVEQVVENDGAELDAAGIGFGWRPPNRLSTDDPHRTGSDLVSGVESDAAASRPRDDVDVIFFLQKFIRAALIVFIVQVRLRQLQKQRERELQADSLHSATCPAGAYQLDPQAQGQWMRLKGRHGGHPSRGKPPAAAAAAEGSEEGGLSKLERCALSFVRRYMADYRHMITAYVMRDDREVARRSAQAIFSPPRSAASALSMLLSSADTLTGTTPGATDRTFSPTPDPLFQQDVLTRCLNAARVTTAYEEAVRAATCDLPCSADENPPATPLDDVESLRTAQVYISGKDAAWQPLLMELLQVSRIVQCYSDGLAVTAPAASVTTPQQLLLENLEKFLAQPTLPLLRHAGPDPAVTAQALATTLARPAAASTGTITAASSSLASDMRTTTTPSLTPVQEAAAALMVEESDAFRNYLLSGYLRNKAAGDSTASAATTETTTLRHSQSAPTLSARATQPRQQPLLSSAAAMPSCPVTCAMSQQPESPSPLFSTRSLLQPLVWYPYAHMPGTANPYAEGTDPSTTHITPAQAATASSMTLYVTMLPLSGKLLWRWVVPAEDTDNFNLSVFFQSSLFSFMQGGPLPMPSAAPAPGEWTAAATAAAAAVGAAGFVPTPMTVFTAPPPSPHPSLTWPPALAARIDAQLRSDAFISAWGEVPPPCMCGAAATVDGTSHRLCAGGWGELPEVTLVHCSAGMHRSCGILIAFLLWLLYQCRQVLRTEQTLALHPLSGTRAPAHPLHAGAEAADDAALKALLLDGRDALAPAEASASDMDASWMTSCLLQRAIRHVHQQRSIAVPIRTVQCLLQSFANELQLT from the coding sequence ATGAACGAAGAGGAAGTAGACGCAGAAGCACAGCAAGAGGGCTTGTCGGTGAAGTTCCTCGACAAGAACAAGACTgaggctgcggctgcagccgtTGGAGCATCTTCAACTGGCACCCTGCAGCCTGCGCAGGCTGACcagcgcagcgatgcatcaaACATCATGCCGAAGATGGAAGCAAGCGCTGGAGATCAGCAAGCGAAAGAACGTACGCGCCAAagcactgctgccactgcgacTGGTGTCGCCCCCGACCCGCGGTCCCCGCCGCCGACGTTGGCGCGCGTAACGAACGTCATGGTAGTCGGTACGTCAGCTGCCCTCTCCACTGTGCCGCTCACCTGGTCGCAATACCTGTTTcgcggagctggcggcggcgtcagagcagtggcaggggctcagcgtggcggcgcagctcctgtgCAGGGAGCTAGCAGTACTCTTCCACACAGCCAGAGCGACGGGGCGCTAGCGCGCGAACCGAAAACTACTGCCGGGTCACCAGCAGGTTTAACAGCGGCACCCCAGTCCTCCGTATCTTCCTCGATCTTCCACGCACAGTATCTACCCTCGCTGGAGGAGTTTCAGCGTAAGTTGGAGGAGCATaagcaccggcagcaccttcgccagcagcagcagcagcagcagcagccaccgacCTTGTCAGCCACCcgccttcagcagcacctccagcagcagcagcagcagcagccatccCAGtcccgccatcgctgccgtcgcgcaGCGACGAACAAGACGTTCTTTTACTCGCCGACGCCGTCTGTCATATCCCTTGCCACTACCGCCGCGACAACAACCGTTAACGCGAACCCTGAACATGAATATTctgaggaagagcagcagcagcagcgtcagctctCGTACAGTGGCGCGACGGCGACATCGCCGAGAAGCCCGCCAGTgctgacggcagcgcgcggcaacagcgcagcagccttcTCGGGCGTGTGGTcattgtcgtcgtcgccaccctctcctccgtcgTCCTCCCCCGCGTCGCAGACGCGTCGCCACATTCACCAGTCTCACCACCTGCTTGACGGCAATAGGATtcccctgcgccgctgcacctcctccacctcctccctcgacCACcttggcggcgacgatgagGAGGCAGAGCCTGGAGTCGGTGCCACCGCAGTGATATCTCAGATGTTGTACTCCACTCCTCACTCATCGCGTCCGTCTCcctcgcagccgccacaCCCCTCGGTGATGATGCGGCGAGCCGCCGATCGGCTGTGTGCGTCCATCATGCACTCATCGGCACGAACGAagtcgccactgctgctgctgcgtacCCACGATGTTGGCACcaaccgcggcagcagggcAAGCTCCGGCGCAGCCGCGCGTGAGGATGGCGGTGGTAACgagaggggtgaggaagacgaggagtgGACTTCGAGCCGCCAtggcaccagcggcagcggcggcggcgtctggCCATCGAGCTCCTGTCCGGCTTCACCGACAGTTAGCATCAGCGCCATGTCCTTCAGTCGTGTGTGGTCGAGAACCGTGAGCGGACGCGCGACCCCGCGCACTACCCTTGCCAccggcgtcggcagcggctgcagctacGCCTCGCCGTACTCGACCACCAAAGGCGGCAGGAATGCACGCCGCAGGCGCAAGGCCAtgtgcacacgcaggcgGCGCACAATGCGTGTCTACATGCCTAGCATCACGGAGGGGCCAAAGGCCGCGAGCCTGTACACCGCACCGACCGCGGAGGCacaagagctgctgctgctgctacagcaccgcgcagcgtcgtcgtcgttgacTTCCGGTGTAACGGGGAGGTCCATGGGTGGACACGGcgcgagcaccaccagcaccgtctTCTCTATGCCATCCTCGCCTCGAACGTACTCGATGGTGGCTGGAGCGCGTGTACCTGCATTGCCAGCAGCGACTACGTCAACGACGCCCCCAGTCCTGCAGCCGAGCGGTGTCGCTGCCCGTCCCCGCCCGAGCACGTTTGCAGAAGCAGCACGCGCAAGgtgtggcagtggcagtggcagcagcaacggcacctCTGCCGGCGTGGTGGCGTcaagacagcagcagcagcagcgcagtctCGCAAGCTCCAGCGTCACGCCCTCCATGGCACCCCGAAGCCCCGGAGAAGCAGAGCGGACACCGCACTTCTTGACCCCATCGCACTCCAGGTGCGCCCTAACACCACCGGCCCCCGCTCTCATCGCGGGCACGAGCTTCACTCGTCTTCCTTCACCACAGGCAATCGTGAGTGAGGCCGATAGCAGCACCGTCCGAGCCGCCGATGGTTCTCCAGCCTCCGCTGTGCAAGAGCAGCACCCGCATCCGCCCCGACCGACCCCACTGCTCTCCGCGCCACGTGCCTTTCACtgctccctttcccccctaGTGCTGGGCGCCGGGTCGGAGGAGGTGCACCCcttcggcggcagcgctgcatccTCGCCGCAAAGCCACGAAGCCGCCACAGATTCCTCTAGTGCATCCTGGTCAGGCGTGGTGCCAGCCCCACCACcggaagcagctgcagtgccgaCGTCAAGGTCCTTTACTCCTGCtggtagcagcggcggtggcgaagctGGCGACGTCGGTAATCAGGCCGGCGTAGCTGGCCGGGCTGATGTTCCAAGAGACATTCGGACAGACAGATCAGCAGAGGCGCATCATCTTCAGTCAAGTACACCGGTATCTTCAGCCGGGCCTGCGACGCCTGTGGAACTTCCGCAGTGGGTGCGGGAGCGGCCGCTGTCCGCCCTGTACTATCAGCCGTGGGGACTGGAGCTACTGGCACGCtacgaggcggcgcggcacgACCAACAGCTGATGAGAGCGCGAATAGCTCGTCGTGTGAGACCGGGTGTAGGCAGCAACACGACCGCAGCAACTTCTGCCGTATCAGAGGTCGGTGTTAGCGGGAACGAGAATAAGCCGCCAAGCTCAGCTGCATCGatgcacaacagcagcgtcacgTCGCTCTCTAGCAtgtcctccccctccgctccCATCTCGTCCTCATACATGACGTCGACGACTGCTGCAACGACGGCCGCACAGCATGCGCCTGTGCTGTCGCGCTCCTCACTCGGTACAAGtcgtggcggctgcgcccACACAGTAATTGCGACGGGTGCCGGAGGGCCGTCACCAACGCCATCCCCCAGCACTCCTAGCATCTCCTGGGCAGCGGCACTTCGTCAACCACAGCGCACGTACCtcacgtgcagcagcaacaacagcagcggaggcgggTTCGGCTTGACCACAGCGACAACGGAGGCGAGCAAGATTACCGCAACGACAACCATGAACAattgcaccaccaccacaacaacaacaacagcaacggcagccgTGACGCtcttgcagcagcatccaCTGCGGCGGCCACCAGCGGTAGTGCCTGAGTGGCCACCAGAGCTCTCagctgcggaggagagggatgcCTGGGAGGAGGCGTACTACTTTGGCAGAGTCGCTGCGCCGTCATCACCCTCActgccgcagtcgcagccgcagcgacatCAACTCCCGGCGAGTCATTCGACGACGAAACTACTCAGCCGTATGCTGCAAGACACCAAGCTGGGACAAGCAGAAGGCGAGAATGCGTCAACGACGGCAGATTTAGCTGGCTGTATGGCCGGGTCCTCTGGTCAGGTGGGAGGCAGAGTCAGCAGCAGTCGTGTGCcgagcacggcagcggcctcggcagcggtgcttaTGCGGCAACAGTGGTGGCTCAACAAGGAAATACAGCCTCCGACACTGTACCTgagtcggcagcggcgcacgtcGCGTCGTCGCTCTCGGGCCGCGTATCCCAGCGACACgttccgcagcagcgccgctcgtcgcgccggcgccacctcagctgctgcggagctCTTTCACAAGCGTAAGGACGCCCATTTAAGGGCGACGATCGACGCGACCGCCGTTGCACCGACTTGCGTGGAAGCAGTGGGAGAAGCGGCGCCTGTGTCCAACGCAGCGGTAGACCCGCctgccggcagcagctctacCTTCACATCTTCTGCGGCCAGAGGTGACCTGACGCTGTACAACGACAGCTACCCGCGCAAGAAGGCCGCACAGCTGTTCTACCCGGTGGCCTCCCTGCACAGCGGAGggacaccgccgctgccgccggcgccgccacacTTTTTCGACTCCGACCATCGCACCCTCAGCCAGGGCGCTGGCACGAGCAGAGCTGCGGCCGCCCTGCTGCCGGTGTCTGCATTAGGGGACACTGATGCAATAGAGCGAGGCGGTGACATTGCcgacgcacagcagcagcaggaggtggaggaggagggcattgaggtgggcagcagcgctgcaggcgggCAGATAACGATTGAGACaagtgcagcactgcagaaAGGCAATGCCGTCGAGCAGGTGGTCGAGAACGACGGCGCAGAGTTGGACGCGGCTGGGATAGGATTCGGATGGCGCCCACCGAATCGGTTGTCGACTGACGATCCCCACCGTACCGGCAGCGACTTGGTGAGTGGGGTAGAGTCGGACGCGGCTGCGTCACGGCCACGCGATGATGTGGACGTCATCTTCTTCCTTCAGAAGTTCATCCGTGCGGCGCTGATCGTCTTCAttgtgcaggtgcgcctgCGACAGCTGCAGAAACAGCGGGAACGTGAACTGCAAGCCGACTCCCTCCACAGCGCGACGTGTCCTGCAGGGGCCTACCAACTGGACCCGCAAGCTCAGGGGCAGTGGATGAGACTCAAAGGCCGACACGGTGGTCACCCCAGCCGTGGTAagccaccggcggcagcagcagcagcggaggggtCTGAGGAAGGGGGGCTGTCGAAGCTGGAGCGGTGCGCCTTAAGCTTTGTGCGCCGCTACATGGCAGACTACCGGCACATGATCACCGCGTACGTCATGCGCGACGACCGCGAGGTAGCGCGGCGCTCAGCGCAGGCaatcttctcccctcctcgaTCCGCTGCTTCGGCTCTGTCCATGTTGCTGTCGTCGGCGGACACTTTGACCGGCACTACACCAGGAGCGACGGACAGAACATTCAGCCCAACGCCCGATCCCCTGTTCCAGCAAGACGTTCTCACACGGTGCCTGAACGCGGCTCGCGTGACAACAGCGTACGAGGAGGCTGTTAGGGCGGCGACGTGTGACTTGCCCTGTAGCGCAGATGAGAACccgccggcgacgccgctcGACGACGTGGAGTCACTTCGCACGGCGCAGGTGTACATCAGTGGTAAGGACGCGGCGTGGCAACCACTGCTGATGGAGCTACTGCAGGTGAGTCGCATAGTGCAATGCTATAGCGACGGGCTGGCTGTCACGGCACCGGCGGCATCTGTAACGACACCACAACAGCTTCTGCTGGAAAATCTAGAGAAATTCTTGGCCCAGCcgacactgccgctgcttcgtcATGCTGGGCCTGACCCAGCTGTAACTGCACAGGCGCTAGCGACAACTCTGGCAagacctgctgctgcctctacAGGCACCATCACAGCTGCGTCGAGCTCTCTTGCATCTGACATGCGCACGACGACGACTCCGTCGCTCACACCGGtgcaggaggcagcagctgcgctgatgGTAGAGGAAAGCGACGCCTTCCGGAACTACCTTCTCTCCGGCTATCTGAGAAACAAAGCCGCCGGCGAtagcaccgcctctgccgccacgACAGAGACGACGACGTTGCGTCACAGCCAGAGTGCGCCGACGTTGTCAGCCAGGGCAActcagccgcggcagcagccactcttgtcctccgccgcagcgatgCCCTCTTGCCCAGTAACATGTGCGATGAGCCAGCAGCCGGAGTCGCCGAGTCCGCTCTTCAGCACGcgatcgctgctgcagcccttGGTGTGGTACCCGTACGCCCACATGCCAGGCACCGCAAACCCCTACGCCGAAGGCACGGACCCCAGCACTACTCACATAACCCCAGCCCAGGCCGCCACAGCGTCCTCCATGACGCTCTATGTgacgatgctgccgctgagcgggaagctgctgtggcggtgggtCGTGCCCGCTGAGGACACAGACAACTTCAACCTCTCCGTCTTCTTCCAGTCGTCGCTTTTCTCCTTTATGCAAGGCGGCCCATTGCCGATGCCGTCcgccgcacccgcacccgGGGAATGGACTGcggccgccacagcagcagcagcagcagttggcGCGGCTGGATTCGTTCCCACACCGATGACGGTGTtcacggcaccaccaccgtcaccgcaCCCCTCGTTGACGTGGCCACCAGCTCTAGCCGCTCGCATCGACGCGCAGCTACGCAGCGATGCCTTCATCAGCGCATGGGGTGAAGTGCCACCGCCATGCatgtgcggcgctgcggcgacagtggATGGGACAAGCCATCGGCTctgtgcgggtgggtggggtgaaCTGCCGGAGGTGACGCTCGTGCACTGCTCTGCCGGCATGCACCGCTCGTGTGGCATTCTGATAGCATTTCTGCTCTGGCTGCTATACCAGTGCCGGCAGGTACTGCGCACAGAGCAGACTCTTGCTCTTCACCCGCTGAGCGGTACGCGTGCCCCGGCACACCCACTGCATGCTGGCGCCGAAGCCGCTGACGATGCGGCACTGAAAGCACTTCTGCTTGACGGCAGGGACGCACTGGCACCTGCGGAAGCCTCCGCTTCGGATATGGACGCATCGTGGATGACGAGTTGCCTTCTTCAGCGCGCCATACGCCACGTCCACCAGCAACGCAGCATCGCGGTACCCATCCGCACGGTGCAGTGCCTGCTGCAGTCCTTTGCGAATGAGCTGCAGCTCACTTAG
- a CDS encoding hypothetical protein (TriTrypDB/GeneDB-style sysID: LpmP.03.0470), translating into MDIPYPEMMMPMNTQQGFHSNAGGGNFALPFMSGCAPGVMPFGFSGDPIPNGNQNACGGGMSSDQLLHFLLQQQQQQQQQSVSSSSSLPPRERNEELGDMTSAGPNSAPTTTRVLPSVDEFVPVVPKSLMNLVVGGAPASGDGGVAAAGSASAPQQQFGNGQGGALVLLEAPKIGPDADRRAREQRRAHVSGFPLGTTREELEDYFHVLLPEVRRLQTERQIRELAERTGLIKEEGEEAVRHVPATANLASIDEVKSLSVNPGRVKSFSFIELRLADMIDELVGQSAADPHRFLFNSSVDGQTYPLMIRRPRDADPLTGVDESKVVLVGFPPSMPEESIKPVFESYGKLLKFELRNGYAYGEFAELRDATDFRADVHGVVLGNNMVVALPLYDWLKALLVREDIDVTIEDDDPVSGKYVMKQVRERLPETSALGGAGATGGVAEGDAGAGGSSALVVVSEDPEAASLQVMRELLDMSFTLPDMLGRFAVLYPHLRPLYANSQLTIFATPVLVLLNLFDEEELVYDSNYSQLLADIEEEVEKYGRVKRLVVPRREARPKLPEAPKPGVDYDEDDEAAKVAAMAAYSEAKKNFGTELGRYMTKQTHPVWGGYGRVFVEYETVDEAAEAQQRIAGKMFGERTVVTSFLFPDLLKDTNEEATESDARDEEEDGAGGDEAKEAKDGEGDGDVAAAIKTEGGENEPHSSSSQTQNAVEVVGDALDEVAAKTPSLQAEDMD; encoded by the coding sequence ATGGACATCCCCTACCCCGAAATGATGATGCCAATGAACACCCAGCAGGGCTTCCACAGTAATGCTGGCGGAGGCAACTTTGCCCTTCCATTCATGAGCGGCTGCGCCCCCGGCGTGATGCCGTTTGGCTTCAGCGGCGACCCAATCCCTAATGGCAACCAGAATGCCTGCGGTGGCGGAATGAGCTCCGATCAGCTACTCCACtttctcctgcagcagcagcagcagcagcagcagcagtcggtgtcgtcctcgtcctcgctgccgccacgggAGCGCAACGAGGAGCTAGGCGACATGACGAGCGCCGGACCGAACTCGGCCCCCACGACAACACGAGTGCTGCCGTCGGTGGACGAGTTCGTGCCGGTGGTGCCAAAGAGTCTCATGAACCTCGTCGTTGGGGGCGCCCCGGCcagcggtgatggcggcgtggcagcagcaggctcggcctcggcaccgcagcagcaattCGGCAACGGACAAGGCGGGGCACTCGTTCTGTTGGAAGCGCCCAAGATCGGGCCGGATGCCGAccgccgcgcgcgcgagcagcGTCGCGCACACGTATCCGGCTTCCCGCTCGGCACTACGCGCGAGGAGCTGGAAGATTATTTCCATGTGCTCCTGCCGGAGGTCCGTCGGCTACAGACGGAGCGCCAAATCCGCGAGCTCGCTGAGAGAACCGGGCTGATcaaggaagaaggggaggaggcggtgcggcacgTTCCGGCCACAGCAAATCTCGCGAGCATTGATGAAGTGAAGAGCCTCAGCGTGAATCCGGGAAGAGTCAAGTCTTTCAGCTTCATCGAGCTGCGGCTGGCGGACATGATCGACGAGCTGGTGGGCCAGAGTGCCGCCGACCCACACCGGTTTCTCTTCAACTCGTCGGTGGATGGCCAGACGTACCCGCTGATGATCCGACGGCCGCGCGATGCGGACCCGCTGACGGGGGTGGACGAGTCCAAGGTAGTCCTTGTTGGCTTTCCGCCCTCAATGCCAGAGGAGTCCATCAAGCCCGTCTTCGAGTCCTACGGCAAGCTGCTGAAGTTCGAGCTGCGCAACGGCTACGCGTACGGCGAGTTCGCCGAGCTGCGGGACGCCACGGACTTCCGCGCAGATGTGCACGGCGTCGTGTTGGGCAACAATATGGTCGTTGCCCTGCCACTCTACGACTGGCTGAAGGCACTGCTGGTGCGTGAAGACATCGATGTTACGATCGAGGACGACGATCCGGTATCGGGCAAGTACGTCATGAAACAGGTGCGGGAGCGTCTGCCTGAGACGTCAGCGCTCGGTGGGGCTGGCGCGaccggcggcgtcgcggaAGGGGACGCAGGGGCTGGCGGCAGCTCAGCACTCGTGGTCGTCTCCGAAGACCCAgaggcggcgtcgctgcaggtCATGCGGGAGCTACTGGACATGTCGTTCACTCTGCCCGACATGCTCGGTCGCTTTGCCGTCCTCTACCCTCATCTCCGCCCCTTGTATGCCAACTCGCAGCTCACCATCTTCGCCACGCCGGTGCTCGTTCTGCTGAACCTCtttgacgaggaggagctggtgtACGACAGCAATTACTCCCAGCTGCTGGCAGATatcgaggaggaagtggagaaGTACGGTCGCGTGAAGCGGCTTGTCGTGCCACGCCGCGAGGCCAGGCCGAAGCTACCCGAGGCACCGAAGCCCGGTGTCGActacgacgaggacgacgaggccgccaAGGTGGCAGCCATGGCAGCCTACAGTGAGGCCAAGAAGAACTTCGGCACGGAGCTCGGGCGCTACATGACCAAGCAAACCCACCCCGTGTGGGGCGGCTACGGTCGTGTCTTTGTGGAGTACGAGACAGTggacgaggcggcggaggcgcagcagcggatcGCCGGCAAAATGTTCGGCGAGCGCACGGTCGTGAcgtccttcctcttccctgaCCTGTTGAAGGACACGAACGAGGAAGCGACGGAATCGGATGCACgggatgaagaggaggacggagctggcggcgatgaggccaaggaggcgaaggacggagaaggcgacggtgacgtcgcagcagcgatcaagacagagggaggagagaatgaGCCAcattcctcctcctcacagaCGCAGAACGCTGTAGAGGTAGTCGGTGATGCACTTGACGAGGTAGCAGCTAAaacgccgtcgctgcaggcGGAGGACATGGACTGA